Proteins from one Brevibacillus humidisoli genomic window:
- the metH gene encoding methionine synthase: MVKPTRFTEQLQRKILVLDGAMGTMLQQANLSAADFGGEEYEGCNELLNLTRPDVIRYIHEKYLEAGADIIETNTFGATNVVLAEYDVQEKDMEINIAAARIAQEAAAAYSTPDWPRFVAGSMGPTTKTLSLTGGVTFEELVEAYCRQAKGLILGGVDVLLLETAQDTLNVKAAGIGIRQAFAELEREVPVMISGTIEPMGTTLAGQNIESFYISIEHLNPVTIGLNCATGPEFMRDHLRTLSQLAQCGVSCYPNAGLPDEDGHYHESPQGLAAKMAAFAERGWLNVAGGCCGTTPEHIRALSEALKGYKPRGQAAPHLSAVSGIDVVYVEEDNRPLLVGERTNVIGSRKFRQLIADGKYEEASDIARAQVKRGAQIIDICLADPDRDEYADMEQFLQYAVKKVKAPLMLDSTDAKVLELGLKHSQGKAIINSINLEDGEERFAQVVPLIHTYGAAVVVGTIDEQGMAVTRERKLEVAKRSYDLLVNRYGVHPQDIIFDPLVFPVGTGDEQYIGSALETVEGIRLIKQAMPECKTILGVSNVSFGLPPAGREVLNAVYLYHTTRAGLDYAIVNTEKLERYASIPEDERRLAEALLFETNDQTLASFTEFYRQKKQTVKVETSTLSLEERLARYVVEGSKDGLIPDLEEALKKYAPLEIINGPLMAGMEEVGRLFNDNQLIVAEVLQSAEVMKASVAFLEPFMEKTESSSKGKILLATVKGDVHDIGKNLVEIILGNNGYEVVNLGIKVPPEQLIAACRREQPDLIGLSGLLVKSAQQMVITAQDLRTAGVDVPLMVGGAALTRKFTQTRIAPEYSGVVVYAKDAMDGLELANKLQDPQARSQLQQAIQEEQEKAAAQASGGAAPGKTTASIKRSPINRTGPVFTPPDHDRHVLRDYPISYLQPYLNLRMLLGKHLGVRGNVEKLLADGDKKVTEIYAVVEDLLASARESGLIRAHGMYQFFPAQADGDDILIYDPANTSRVLERFSFPRQPSEPYLCLSDFLRPVESGEMDCVGFLAVTAGQGIRHQAEGWKNQGEYLRSHILQALALELAEAFAERIHHVMRDVWGFPDSADMTMAERFGARYQGIRVSFGYPACPNLDDQEKLFRLLKPEDIGIQLTDGFMMDPEASVSAMVFAHPEARYFNAVPVAVEANE; encoded by the coding sequence ATGGTGAAACCGACACGATTTACGGAACAACTACAGCGAAAGATCCTGGTCCTTGATGGAGCGATGGGGACCATGCTTCAGCAGGCCAATCTCAGCGCGGCCGACTTCGGTGGAGAGGAATACGAGGGGTGCAATGAGTTGTTAAACCTGACTCGTCCTGACGTGATCCGGTACATCCACGAGAAGTATCTGGAAGCGGGTGCCGATATCATCGAGACCAACACATTTGGCGCCACCAATGTGGTTCTCGCAGAATACGACGTGCAGGAGAAAGATATGGAGATCAATATCGCGGCTGCCAGGATTGCCCAGGAAGCGGCAGCAGCCTACTCAACGCCAGACTGGCCGCGCTTCGTCGCCGGTTCGATGGGACCGACGACCAAGACCCTCTCGCTGACTGGTGGTGTCACTTTTGAAGAGTTGGTCGAAGCGTATTGCCGACAGGCGAAGGGCTTGATCCTTGGAGGTGTTGACGTCCTCCTGTTGGAGACGGCGCAGGACACCTTAAACGTAAAGGCAGCAGGCATCGGGATTCGGCAGGCATTTGCCGAGTTGGAGCGGGAAGTGCCGGTGATGATCTCCGGTACAATCGAGCCGATGGGTACGACGCTGGCTGGTCAGAATATTGAGTCATTCTATATCTCCATCGAACACTTAAATCCGGTCACGATCGGGTTGAACTGCGCGACAGGGCCCGAGTTCATGCGTGATCATTTGCGTACGTTGTCACAGTTGGCGCAGTGTGGCGTCAGTTGTTACCCCAATGCCGGACTGCCCGATGAGGACGGACACTATCATGAATCGCCGCAGGGATTGGCCGCCAAAATGGCTGCCTTCGCTGAACGCGGCTGGTTGAATGTCGCTGGCGGCTGCTGTGGAACGACTCCCGAACATATCCGCGCGCTGTCAGAGGCATTAAAGGGATACAAACCGCGTGGTCAGGCTGCCCCGCATCTCAGCGCTGTCTCCGGTATCGATGTGGTGTATGTGGAGGAAGACAATCGGCCGCTGTTGGTTGGAGAGCGTACCAATGTTATCGGCTCGCGAAAGTTCCGCCAGCTGATAGCGGACGGCAAGTACGAAGAAGCGTCTGATATTGCGCGTGCCCAAGTGAAGCGCGGGGCCCAGATCATCGACATCTGTCTGGCCGACCCCGACCGGGACGAATACGCCGATATGGAGCAGTTCCTGCAATACGCGGTAAAAAAAGTAAAAGCTCCGCTGATGCTGGACTCGACTGACGCCAAGGTATTGGAGCTAGGGCTGAAGCATTCACAAGGGAAAGCGATTATCAACTCGATCAACCTGGAGGATGGAGAGGAGCGCTTTGCCCAGGTGGTCCCGCTGATCCACACATACGGTGCGGCAGTCGTAGTGGGGACGATCGACGAACAGGGGATGGCGGTTACCCGGGAGCGAAAACTGGAGGTCGCCAAACGCTCCTACGACCTGTTGGTCAATCGCTACGGGGTTCATCCACAGGATATCATCTTTGATCCGCTGGTCTTTCCGGTGGGTACAGGGGATGAGCAGTACATCGGTTCTGCACTGGAGACAGTTGAGGGGATCCGCTTGATCAAACAGGCGATGCCGGAGTGCAAGACAATCCTCGGCGTCAGCAACGTGTCATTTGGGCTGCCGCCGGCCGGTCGGGAGGTGCTGAATGCCGTCTACCTCTACCATACGACGCGAGCTGGATTGGATTACGCGATTGTCAACACGGAAAAGCTGGAACGATACGCATCGATTCCAGAGGACGAGCGTAGGCTGGCGGAAGCCCTGCTGTTTGAGACCAATGATCAGACATTGGCCTCCTTTACCGAGTTTTACCGACAGAAAAAGCAGACGGTGAAAGTGGAGACCTCTACGCTGAGCCTAGAAGAGCGGTTGGCCCGCTATGTGGTAGAAGGCTCAAAAGACGGGTTGATTCCTGATTTGGAAGAAGCGCTCAAGAAGTATGCGCCACTAGAGATCATCAATGGTCCGCTGATGGCCGGGATGGAAGAAGTGGGGCGTTTGTTTAACGACAATCAACTGATTGTTGCCGAAGTGCTGCAGAGTGCGGAAGTGATGAAGGCGTCTGTTGCCTTTCTGGAACCGTTTATGGAAAAGACGGAGAGTTCGTCAAAAGGCAAAATCCTCTTGGCCACCGTAAAAGGGGATGTGCACGATATCGGGAAAAACCTGGTGGAAATCATCCTCGGAAACAACGGTTACGAAGTCGTCAACCTGGGGATCAAGGTACCGCCGGAACAGTTGATTGCCGCCTGTCGCAGAGAACAGCCCGACTTGATTGGTTTGTCCGGACTGCTGGTGAAGTCGGCCCAGCAGATGGTGATCACCGCTCAAGATCTGCGAACGGCAGGGGTCGATGTCCCGCTGATGGTGGGTGGAGCGGCACTGACTCGCAAGTTTACGCAGACGCGGATCGCCCCGGAGTACAGTGGTGTGGTCGTCTACGCCAAAGATGCGATGGACGGACTGGAGCTGGCCAACAAGCTGCAGGACCCGCAGGCTCGGTCCCAATTGCAGCAGGCGATCCAGGAGGAGCAGGAAAAAGCGGCTGCGCAGGCAAGTGGAGGGGCAGCTCCGGGGAAAACGACTGCATCGATCAAGCGTTCTCCGATCAACCGGACCGGTCCTGTATTCACGCCGCCGGATCATGACCGACATGTCCTGCGCGACTATCCCATCAGCTATCTGCAGCCGTATCTCAACCTGCGGATGTTGCTGGGCAAACACCTGGGCGTGCGCGGCAACGTAGAGAAACTGCTCGCTGATGGTGACAAAAAGGTTACTGAGATCTACGCCGTGGTGGAAGATCTGCTCGCTTCGGCAAGAGAGTCAGGATTGATCCGGGCTCATGGCATGTACCAATTCTTTCCGGCACAGGCTGACGGTGACGATATCCTGATTTACGACCCTGCCAATACGTCTCGTGTCCTGGAGCGATTTAGTTTCCCGCGCCAGCCGTCGGAGCCTTATCTCTGCCTGTCCGACTTCTTGCGTCCGGTAGAGAGCGGCGAGATGGACTGCGTCGGGTTTCTGGCAGTAACGGCCGGACAGGGGATCCGCCATCAGGCGGAAGGGTGGAAAAATCAGGGGGAGTATCTACGCTCACACATCTTGCAGGCGCTGGCTCTCGAGCTGGCCGAGGCGTTTGCCGAGCGGATCCACCATGTGATGCGGGACGTCTGGGGCTTCCCCGATTCAGCAGACATGACCATGGCAGAGCGGTTCGGTGCCCGCTATCAAGGCATACGTGTCTCATTTGGCTATCCCGCCTGTCCCAACCTGGACGATCAAGAGAAGCTGTTCCGCTTGCTGAAGCCGGAGGATATCGGCATCCAGTTGACAGACGGATTTATGATGGATCCGGAAGCGTCTGTTTCGGCGATGGTGTTCGCCCATCCGGAAGCTCGTTATTTTAACGCTGTGCCTGTTGCAGTGGAAGCAAACGAGTAA
- a CDS encoding AbrB/MazE/SpoVT family DNA-binding domain-containing protein, with the protein MKATGIVRRVDELGRVVLPKELRDVFNIEIRDSLEIYVQDDKIILKKYEPACVFCGDAGDIVHFKGKLICSNCISEIGASVTA; encoded by the coding sequence ATGAAAGCAACCGGGATAGTACGCAGAGTCGATGAATTGGGAAGAGTAGTGCTTCCCAAAGAATTGCGAGATGTTTTTAACATAGAGATTCGGGACTCTCTGGAGATTTACGTCCAGGACGACAAGATTATTTTGAAGAAGTACGAGCCTGCTTGTGTTTTTTGTGGTGATGCCGGGGATATTGTTCATTTCAAAGGAAAGTTGATTTGCTCGAATTGTATTTCGGAGATTGGTGCAAGCGTAACCGCTTAA
- a CDS encoding IS1182 family transposase, with protein sequence MLSKQQGEGRYQVSVVSLDELVPRDHLVRKIENAIDFSFIYDLVKDRYSPDNGRPSIDPVVLIKMVFIQYLFGIRSMRQTIKEIETNVAYRWFLGYDFTQPIPHFTTFGKNYVRRFQGTDLFEQIFTRILEEACRHGFVDPSALYIDSTHVKAHANKRKYSKQRVQEEQKKYQQQLHDELNQDRIEHGKKPLPKKSDTKWKEVKQSTTDPDSGWFVKNEKEQTFAYSFHAASDEHGFVVSAVVTAANIHDSQVFTNVFEQAIENVGKPNAVAVDAGYKTPYISKYLLDEGVRPVMPYTRSHTKKGFFRKHDYVYDEYFDCSICPAGQVLSYETTTREGYRMYRSDSEICSHCPLRFQCTESREAVKRISRHIWADYLEEVEHLRHTEVNKRLYTRRKETIERVFADLKEKHGLRWTTLRGLKKVTMQAMLAFAAMNLKKLANWLWNKGNGGRFALTGTLVFCMFHDKPPLLLWQRGGLSAI encoded by the coding sequence ATGCTTTCGAAACAACAGGGCGAAGGCCGTTATCAAGTATCGGTTGTTTCACTGGATGAATTGGTTCCTCGTGATCATTTAGTTCGGAAAATCGAAAATGCCATTGATTTTTCCTTCATCTACGATTTGGTGAAAGATCGGTATTCTCCGGACAACGGCAGACCCAGTATCGACCCCGTTGTACTCATCAAAATGGTATTTATTCAGTATCTGTTCGGCATTCGCTCCATGCGCCAAACGATTAAAGAAATCGAAACCAATGTCGCTTATCGTTGGTTTTTGGGATACGATTTTACCCAACCAATCCCTCACTTCACCACATTCGGAAAAAACTATGTCCGCCGTTTTCAAGGTACGGACTTGTTTGAACAAATTTTTACTCGCATTCTCGAAGAAGCATGTCGTCATGGCTTTGTTGATCCTTCTGCCCTCTACATCGATTCCACCCACGTCAAGGCCCATGCCAACAAAAGAAAGTACAGCAAGCAGCGGGTTCAGGAAGAGCAAAAGAAGTACCAGCAGCAGCTGCACGATGAACTGAATCAAGACCGCATCGAACATGGAAAAAAGCCGTTGCCAAAAAAGTCGGATACAAAGTGGAAGGAGGTGAAGCAGAGCACGACTGACCCCGACAGCGGATGGTTTGTCAAAAACGAGAAAGAGCAGACATTTGCTTACTCGTTCCATGCCGCAAGTGACGAACATGGCTTTGTCGTGAGCGCGGTCGTTACAGCCGCCAACATCCATGACAGCCAAGTGTTTACCAATGTGTTTGAACAAGCGATTGAAAACGTGGGGAAGCCGAATGCCGTAGCGGTAGATGCCGGATATAAAACCCCATACATAAGCAAATATCTCTTGGACGAAGGCGTTCGTCCTGTTATGCCCTATACCCGCTCTCACACGAAGAAAGGTTTTTTCCGCAAACACGACTATGTGTATGATGAATATTTCGATTGTTCTATCTGTCCTGCCGGACAGGTTTTGTCCTACGAAACGACTACCCGAGAAGGGTACCGCATGTACCGTTCTGATTCTGAGATATGTAGCCATTGTCCCCTTCGCTTCCAATGTACGGAAAGCCGTGAGGCTGTAAAACGTATCAGTCGCCATATATGGGCAGACTATCTGGAAGAAGTGGAACATCTGAGACATACAGAAGTGAATAAACGGCTGTATACACGCCGAAAGGAAACCATTGAGCGTGTATTTGCTGATTTAAAGGAAAAGCATGGTTTGCGTTGGACCACTTTGCGTGGATTGAAAAAAGTGACAATGCAGGCGATGCTCGCTTTTGCTGCTATGAATCTAAAAAAGCTGGCCAATTGGCTCTGGAATAAAGGGAATGGAGGGCGATTTGCCCTTACGGGCACCTTAGTTTTTTGCATGTTTCACGACAAACCCCCACTTCTGCTCTGGCAGAGAGGGGGTTTGTCAGCAATCTGA
- a CDS encoding YjcZ family sporulation protein, with translation MSTSYCSGGIFNNCFALVLVLFILLVIVGESKDC, from the coding sequence ATGAGTACGTCATACTGCAGCGGCGGGATCTTTAACAACTGTTTTGCCCTGGTGCTGGTTCTGTTCATCCTGCTCGTCATCGTAGGGGAATCAAAAGACTGCTAA
- a CDS encoding deoxyribonuclease IV yields MQIGCHVSIRHGYLGAAQAALAVSAGAFQYFPKNPRSLAVKRFNRQDAAACRQYCEEHGIISVAHTPYPTNLSVDDRQLYEQTVASVRNDLEIADACGSLGVVVHFGKYKGTATDPLFGYRAMIEMLDEILADWEGKALLLLENNAGQGGKMGTTFEELTQVRSLIRLPQKVGFCLDTCHLFASGVWNGENQDEMLSRAGELGYVDHLKVIHLNDSQYPSGSHRDRHASIGRGQIGENAIRALLTAPPLADLPVILETPVPDGGSHRDEIQYVKELIARGNDAG; encoded by the coding sequence ATGCAAATCGGCTGTCACGTCAGTATCCGGCATGGGTACCTGGGAGCGGCTCAGGCCGCACTCGCTGTCAGTGCCGGAGCGTTTCAATACTTCCCCAAGAACCCCCGGAGTCTGGCTGTCAAACGGTTTAACCGGCAGGATGCGGCAGCCTGTCGCCAATACTGCGAGGAGCATGGGATAATATCCGTGGCTCATACGCCGTATCCGACCAATCTGTCGGTCGACGATCGTCAATTGTACGAACAGACCGTGGCCTCGGTGCGAAACGATCTGGAGATTGCCGATGCCTGCGGTTCTCTCGGAGTAGTGGTCCACTTCGGCAAATACAAGGGAACGGCAACTGATCCGTTGTTTGGCTACCGGGCGATGATTGAGATGCTTGACGAGATTCTTGCCGATTGGGAGGGGAAGGCTCTGCTGCTGCTGGAGAACAACGCCGGCCAAGGTGGGAAGATGGGGACTACTTTTGAAGAACTGACGCAGGTTCGCAGTTTGATCCGGCTGCCGCAGAAAGTGGGGTTTTGCCTCGACACCTGCCATTTGTTTGCCAGCGGTGTATGGAATGGAGAGAATCAGGACGAGATGCTCAGCCGGGCGGGGGAACTGGGCTACGTAGATCATCTCAAAGTGATCCATTTAAACGACTCGCAGTACCCAAGCGGATCACACCGAGATCGTCATGCCTCCATCGGTCGTGGACAGATAGGTGAAAACGCCATCCGCGCTTTGCTTACCGCTCCTCCATTGGCGGATTTGCCGGTGATCCTGGAAACTCCTGTTCCGGACGGAGGTTCCCACCGTGACGAGATCCAATACGTGAAAGAACTAATTGCGAGGGGGAATGATGCAGGTTAA
- a CDS encoding aspartyl-phosphate phosphatase Spo0E family protein yields the protein MTKKRKRKGAFLLCQAVGAPLIGGGHTPGITKENRHNSESSRTEEHLLKHAESLRQQLVQLKVDKGSFLHREVVELSQRLDQYIVALQNRKAGL from the coding sequence ATGACAAAGAAACGAAAGAGAAAGGGCGCTTTTCTGCTCTGCCAGGCCGTTGGAGCGCCCTTGATCGGAGGAGGGCATACTCCCGGCATCACCAAGGAAAACAGGCACAACAGCGAAAGCAGCCGAACGGAAGAACACCTGCTGAAACACGCGGAAAGCTTGCGCCAGCAGTTGGTGCAGCTCAAGGTGGACAAGGGAAGTTTTCTACATCGGGAAGTAGTAGAACTGAGCCAGCGGCTGGATCAATACATTGTTGCCCTGCAAAACAGAAAGGCTGGTCTTTAA
- a CDS encoding GbsR/MarR family transcriptional regulator — MESVLHQLERKLSDEWERSGELGGNSALHARLLALLFFSARPLSLQEMAEHLGVTKAAVSVRIRALEEQGFCHKSSNISDRRDYYYLVEDLGMAMLTCNLENMYRFSAFLKRLLEEWPADYPTEEQEAYAKAKRRLIEMNAFYDLLFERLDGLEEEWKRRKQELSQQHG; from the coding sequence TTGGAGTCTGTACTTCATCAACTGGAACGAAAACTGAGTGACGAATGGGAGCGATCTGGTGAACTTGGCGGGAACAGCGCCTTACACGCCCGCTTGCTCGCCTTGTTGTTTTTTTCGGCCCGCCCACTGAGCCTGCAGGAAATGGCGGAGCACCTAGGCGTGACGAAGGCGGCTGTCAGCGTCAGAATTCGCGCTCTCGAGGAACAAGGCTTCTGTCACAAGAGTTCCAACATCAGCGATCGCCGGGATTATTACTATTTGGTAGAGGACCTCGGGATGGCGATGCTCACTTGCAACCTGGAAAACATGTACAGGTTTTCTGCGTTTCTCAAGCGGCTGCTCGAGGAGTGGCCAGCCGACTACCCGACCGAGGAGCAAGAGGCGTACGCGAAGGCGAAGCGCCGTTTGATCGAGATGAACGCATTTTATGACCTGTTGTTTGAGCGGTTGGACGGCCTGGAGGAAGAGTGGAAGAGACGAAAACAGGAACTGTCACAGCAGCATGGCTAG
- the argS gene encoding arginine--tRNA ligase: MSYKQQVATSLHAALQKLEIADFSLEKLEEMLETPPNPQMGDIAFPCFQLAKVLRKAPPQIAAELAGLVKSDYLDKVEAVGPYMNVFLNRSLVTAEVIGTIAKEGSSYGNRSIGQGRNVPIDLSSPNIAKPFSMGHLRSTVIGNAIANILEKHGYRPVRINHLGDWGTQFGKLIVAYKRWGDEEKVRAKPIKELLSLYIKFHEEAEKDESLEEQGREWFKRLEDGDEEARQLWQWFRDESLKEFMKIYKLLGVSFDSTHGEAFYNDKMDRVVRLLEEKDLLVESNGALVVNLDEYEMPPCLIKKSDGATLYATRDLAAALYRHETYDFAKAVYVVGNEQRLHFQQLFRVLEKMGYEWAKEMYHVPFGMMLKDGKKMSTRKGQVVLLEEVLAQAIEDVGKVIDEKNPQLANKEEVARQVGVGAVIFHDLKNFRLNDVNFSWEEMLTFEGETGPYVQYTHARACSLLRKGGYRADTPDIAEGALDSSEAWTVVTLLNAFPDVVDRAREQFDPSQVGKYVVDLAQAFNKYYANVRILAEDEQIKHSRLHLVSAVVTVLREGLRLLGLAAPEEM; this comes from the coding sequence GTGAGTTACAAACAGCAAGTGGCAACAAGCCTTCATGCTGCGCTGCAGAAGTTGGAGATTGCCGACTTTTCCCTGGAAAAGCTGGAGGAGATGCTGGAAACACCGCCCAATCCGCAGATGGGCGATATCGCCTTTCCGTGTTTCCAATTGGCAAAAGTGCTGCGCAAAGCACCTCCACAGATAGCCGCAGAACTGGCCGGATTGGTCAAAAGCGACTACCTTGACAAAGTAGAAGCAGTCGGACCATACATGAACGTCTTCCTCAACCGTTCGTTGGTAACGGCCGAGGTGATCGGGACGATAGCGAAAGAAGGTTCATCCTACGGCAATCGCAGCATCGGCCAAGGGCGCAACGTACCGATCGACTTGTCTTCCCCCAACATCGCCAAGCCGTTCTCCATGGGCCACCTCCGCTCTACCGTGATCGGCAATGCGATTGCCAACATTTTGGAAAAACACGGCTACCGTCCTGTTCGCATCAACCATCTCGGTGACTGGGGTACCCAGTTTGGCAAGCTGATCGTCGCCTACAAACGGTGGGGAGACGAAGAGAAAGTAAGAGCGAAGCCGATCAAGGAACTGCTGTCGCTCTACATCAAGTTCCACGAAGAAGCGGAAAAAGATGAATCGCTGGAAGAACAAGGGCGGGAATGGTTCAAGCGCCTGGAAGACGGCGATGAAGAAGCAAGGCAATTGTGGCAGTGGTTCCGTGACGAATCGCTAAAGGAATTCATGAAGATTTATAAACTGCTCGGTGTATCGTTTGACTCTACGCACGGAGAAGCTTTTTACAACGACAAGATGGATCGGGTCGTACGGCTGCTTGAGGAAAAAGATCTGTTGGTGGAGTCTAATGGTGCGCTGGTGGTCAACCTGGATGAATACGAGATGCCTCCCTGTCTGATCAAGAAGTCGGACGGCGCCACCCTCTACGCTACTCGGGATCTGGCCGCCGCTCTGTACCGCCATGAGACGTACGACTTTGCCAAAGCGGTCTACGTGGTCGGCAATGAGCAGCGTCTGCACTTCCAACAACTGTTCCGCGTGCTGGAAAAGATGGGCTACGAGTGGGCCAAAGAGATGTATCACGTACCGTTTGGCATGATGCTCAAGGATGGCAAGAAGATGTCGACGCGCAAAGGGCAGGTCGTCCTGCTGGAGGAAGTGCTGGCACAGGCCATCGAGGACGTCGGCAAGGTGATCGATGAGAAAAATCCGCAGCTGGCGAACAAGGAAGAAGTGGCTCGTCAAGTAGGTGTTGGCGCGGTCATCTTCCACGATCTGAAGAACTTCCGTCTCAACGACGTCAACTTCTCCTGGGAAGAGATGCTCACCTTTGAAGGCGAGACAGGCCCGTACGTCCAGTATACCCACGCCCGCGCCTGCTCCTTGCTGCGCAAAGGCGGCTATCGGGCAGATACGCCGGACATCGCAGAAGGAGCACTGGACAGTTCGGAAGCCTGGACTGTGGTCACCCTGCTCAACGCCTTCCCTGATGTGGTCGATCGTGCCCGCGAGCAGTTCGATCCGTCTCAAGTGGGCAAGTACGTGGTTGACCTGGCGCAAGCTTTCAACAAGTACTACGCCAATGTACGCATTCTGGCTGAGGATGAGCAGATCAAGCATTCACGGCTTCACCTGGTGTCCGCCGTCGTCACTGTTCTGCGAGAAGGGCTTCGCCTGCTCGGTCTGGCTGCGCCGGAAGAGATGTAA
- a CDS encoding helix-turn-helix domain-containing protein, with the protein MMGTRTLTTIRSEIEKSMRAKGYTLTKLSERTGIHSGHLSEIFNGKPRRAITIKHLDAMAKALGHEPGWLYELYPEECITEESVSRPRVVPYLVRCAELGRKDCILAIVPLLLENPKNVSILFSVAEQLFQRGKQQESALFYQLVTENEKDSYVDHFVISHYRLFRISQGTDLEETWKAVIRFEPFCNRLPENDQLDALLQLANAYYMFQKWGELATYADKLRELATIVYKDQLLKGKRNKVDDSFQTERHLVVYYGQGFLMKGLALQMQGLYEEAKKYVQQYADLGWFELLDDTGKKEVEKFKVWAKANSYTLDLLMGNIEVLPEYINLLRNHPAEVPAGLLTLVESASKHDYSIDDLLRCFATEIERLREGQNPIEIGRHYQFRYYKARYELKRGRLINAIEDALHCIDLSVKLKHHKELLDLIMGSVAKDANMDKA; encoded by the coding sequence ATGATGGGTACACGGACCTTAACCACCATACGATCCGAAATCGAAAAGAGCATGAGAGCAAAAGGTTATACACTCACCAAGTTAAGTGAACGAACTGGCATTCATTCCGGCCATTTAAGTGAGATTTTTAACGGAAAACCTCGGCGCGCGATCACCATTAAACATCTGGACGCAATGGCTAAAGCACTTGGTCATGAACCTGGCTGGCTGTACGAGTTGTACCCGGAAGAATGTATAACAGAAGAAAGCGTGTCTCGCCCTCGAGTAGTACCTTACCTCGTTCGTTGTGCAGAACTTGGTCGCAAAGACTGTATCCTTGCGATCGTACCTCTGCTATTGGAAAATCCAAAGAATGTATCGATTCTCTTCTCCGTGGCTGAACAGCTATTCCAGAGAGGGAAGCAACAAGAATCCGCGCTTTTTTATCAGTTAGTAACAGAAAACGAAAAAGATAGCTATGTCGATCATTTTGTGATAAGCCACTACCGCCTATTTCGAATCTCTCAGGGAACCGATCTGGAGGAAACATGGAAAGCGGTGATCCGGTTTGAACCTTTTTGCAATCGTTTGCCAGAGAATGATCAGTTGGATGCGTTGCTGCAATTGGCTAATGCATATTATATGTTTCAAAAATGGGGCGAGCTTGCAACATACGCTGACAAATTACGGGAACTAGCAACCATAGTTTATAAAGATCAACTGCTGAAAGGCAAAAGAAATAAAGTAGATGACTCTTTTCAAACCGAGCGTCACTTAGTCGTGTACTATGGACAGGGATTCCTTATGAAAGGGCTCGCTTTACAAATGCAAGGATTGTATGAAGAAGCAAAAAAATACGTCCAACAATATGCCGACTTGGGATGGTTTGAGCTTTTGGATGATACGGGCAAAAAAGAGGTTGAAAAGTTTAAAGTTTGGGCAAAAGCGAATTCGTACACTCTTGATCTATTGATGGGGAATATCGAGGTTTTACCCGAGTATATCAATCTTCTACGTAATCATCCTGCTGAAGTTCCAGCGGGACTACTGACACTAGTGGAGTCAGCTAGCAAACACGATTATTCGATCGATGATCTGTTACGCTGTTTTGCAACAGAGATTGAGAGATTAAGAGAGGGTCAAAATCCCATAGAAATAGGCAGGCACTACCAATTTCGATATTATAAAGCCAGATATGAGCTTAAAAGGGGGCGTCTCATAAATGCAATAGAAGACGCCTTGCACTGCATAGACTTGTCAGTAAAATTAAAACATCACAAAGAGTTGCTCGATTTGATTATGGGGTCTGTAGCAAAAGATGCAAACATGGATAAGGCATAG